In a single window of the Gossypium hirsutum isolate 1008001.06 chromosome A13, Gossypium_hirsutum_v2.1, whole genome shotgun sequence genome:
- the LOC121212289 gene encoding uncharacterized protein → MKASSAPLRGRPQKNPGSGANSRGATRDTVVSSEGRVPARTYVIRAREEGLHTPIFVELIPRTSMIVKMDWLTSHSVVVDCGKKIIELNCENGNILRVGPGDLDKLPVIISSLNAEKYLRKRFVVVFIDDILVYSHNESELAQYLRTVLQTLRDKQFHVRISKSNFWLNEVGFLLHIVSGDRIRGNPNKGSAIVEWKLSRNVTERALNAQLTISSDGSVLAELRAKLTFLHEIHEAQKSDEKLQAKRTQCESEIESDFRISTDGCIMFKDRVCVPKDSELMCANYSLEKLADLYVFEIARLHGVPLSIVSDRDLRFTSRFWKKLQETLGTKLSFSMAFHLQTDRQLERLSLKMPPYEALYGGKCRMPLFWTELRESQIHGVDLIKEAEEKVKERVDGTIGFEAGNPCFPVRVVVKRLTEDGYDYGQRLEISDRDG, encoded by the exons ATGAAGGCAAGCAGTGCTCCGTTGAGGGGGAGACCACAAAAGAATCCGGGTAGTGGAGCTAACAGTAGAGGAGCGACTAGAGATACGGTGGTGAGTTCTGAGGGCAGAGTGCCTGCGAGAACTTATGTTATTCGTGCCCGTGAGGAG ggtCTACACACTCCTATATTTGTAGAACTGATTCCTCGAACGAGCATGATAGTGAA gatggattggttgacttctcatagtgttgtagtggactgtgggaagAAAATTATTGAGTTAAACTGTGAAAATGGGAATATTCTTCGGGTTGGACCAGGTGACTTGGATAAATTGCCTGTGATAATATCGTCTCTGAACGctgaaaaatatttgagaaaaag GTTCGTCgtcgtttttattgatgacatcttggtttattcGCATAACGAGAGTGAGCTCGCACAgtatttgagaactgtgttgcagaccttgaGGGATAAGCAATTCCATGTCCGGATTAGTAAGAGCAATTTTTGGCTCAACGAAGTCGGATTTCTATtgcacattgtgtcgggtgacagAATCAGAGGTAACCCAAATAAAGGCTCAGCTATTGTAGAATGGAAACTGTCGAGGAATGTAACAGAG AGAGCCTTGAACGCTCAGTTGACTATATCTAGTGATGGATCGGTCCTAGCGGAGTTGAGGGCTAAACTGACTTTCCTTCATGAAATTCATGAAGCTCAAAAAAGTGACGAGAAactgcaagccaagagaactcagtgtgaatcAGAGATTGAGTCAGATTTTCGTATTAGTACTGATggttgtataatgttcaaagacagagtttgtgtacctaAAGATAGTGAGCTCA TGTGTGCCAACTACTCCCTTGAAAAGTTGGCTGacttatatgtttttgagattgcgAGGCTTCATGGTGTGCCGTTATCGATTGTATCCGATCGAGACCTGAGGttcacctcgaggttttggaaaaagttacaagagacTCTAGGAACCAAGTTGAGTTTCAGTATGGCCTTTCATCTGCAAACTGACAGACAGTTGGAAAGA TTGAGTTTAAAAATgccgccttatgaggctttgtatgggggAAAGTGCCGAATGCCCTTATTCTGGACTGAGttgagagagagtcagattcacggggttgatttgataaaagaggcTGAGGAAAAAGTGAAG GAAAGGGTTGATGGGACAATTGGTTTTGAGGCTGGAAATCCATGCTTTCCAGTTAGAGTGGTGGTAAAGAGGTTGACTGAAGATGGGTATGACTATGGACAAAGGCTAGAAATAAGCGATAGGGATGGGTAA